A genomic window from Salvia miltiorrhiza cultivar Shanhuang (shh) chromosome 5, IMPLAD_Smil_shh, whole genome shotgun sequence includes:
- the LOC130986333 gene encoding receptor-like protein 4 produces the protein MSALSLVILFSLLPSLSSYPFNYSVHIDCGGLVNSSDAFHTAWLSDRFYSGGATSVVSEPLRFLHQQEKTLRYFPISSGKKNCYSIPTAAAEGRYFFRTFTVYDNFDGKAHSPSFDVSVEGTLVFSWRSPWPESVSRSGAYSDLFFYHNDSAIDVCFYSIATDPPVIGSLELTQIDPQAYTFEYANNSTNYILVNYGRFSSGSDQWGPGFSNDTDFFSRSWQSGADFRPSSVSTANGAEIKAISAIKPIANVELSPNYFPEKLYQTAIMAQGNGGGILEYELQVDAKLDYLLWFHFAEIDVSVSKAGQRVFDVIVNEENVSRVDVFDKVGGFAAYDFSYVVKNLSNTLLTVRLESVVGAPIICGLENYAIVPVDLKTLPDQVTAMKALKESLRVPDRMGWNGDPCAPTTWDAWEGVTCHPLKDQALVISQIDLGSQGLKGYISDKISLLANLVSLNLSSNSLVGELPSGLGQKSLVKLDLSDNKFTGFIPDSLTSSSLQLVLLNDNLLEGRVPEELYSIGVHGGTIDLSANKGLCGVPSLPECPLFWGKHGLSTGGKVAIGVSCLVVVSALLFGIYYCVVIRRRNDYDFGLPHELMSLAAKRNRYHRQKSLMALEMESQHAKGFIPTYNVS, from the exons ATGTCCGCCCTCTCCCTCGTCatcctcttctctctcctccccTCCCTCTCCTCCTACCCCTTCA ACTACAGCGTCCACATTGACTGCGGCGGACTCGTCAATTCCAGCGACGCCTTCCACACCGCCTGGCTCTCCGACCGATTCTACTCCGGCGGTGCCACCTCCGTCGTCTCCGAACCGCTCCGCTTCCTTCACCAGCAGGAGAAGACGCTCCGCTACttccccatctcctccggcaaGAAGAACTGCTACTCCAtccccaccgccgccgccgagggCCGCTACTTCTTCCGCACCTTCACCGTCTACGACAACTTCGACGGCAAGGCGCACTCCCCCTCCTTCGACGTCTCCGTCGAGGGCACTCTCGTCTTTTCCTGGAGATCCCCATGGCCCGAATCCGTCTCCCGCTCCGGCGCCTACTCCGATCTCTTCTTCTACCACAACGACTCCGCCATCGACGTTTGCTTCTACAGCATTGCCACCGATCCGCCGGTAATCGGCTCCTTGGAGCTCACCCAAATTGACCCGCAAGCTTACACCTTTGAGTATGCCAACAACTCCACCAATTATATTCTCGTCAATTACGGTAGATTTTCGTCCGGCTCGGATCAATGGGGCCCCGGATTCAGCAACGACACCGATTTCTTCAGCCGATCGTGGCAGTCCGGTGCGGATTTCCGGCCATCATCCGTCTCCACTGCAAACGGGGCGGAAATCAAAGCGATTTCCGCGATTAAACCAATCGCGAATGTCGAATTGAGCCCTAATTACTTCCCCGAGAAGCTTTACCAGACCGCGATAATGGCGCAGGGAAATGGGGGCGGGATTTTGGAGTACGAATTGCAGGTGGATGCGAAGCTTGATTATTTGCTGTGGTTCCATTTCGCTGAGATTGATGTGAGCGTGAGCAAGGCGGGGCAGAGGGTGTTTGATGTGATTGTGAACGAGGAGAATGTGAGCAGAGTTGATGTGTTCGACAAAGTCGGTGGCTTTGCTGCTTATGATTTCAGCTATGTTGTCAAGAATTTGAGTAACACTCTTTTGACTGTGAGGTTGGAATCGGTTGTGGGCGCGCCCATCATTTGCGGTCTTGAGAATTATGCCATCGTGCCCGTTGATCTCAAGACTCTTCCTGATCAGG TTACTGCTATGAAAGCACTGAAGGAATCACTGCGGGTGCCTGATAGAATGGGTTGGAATGGAGATCCATGTGCCCCGACTACTTGGGATGCTTGGGAGGGTGTTACATGTCATCCATTGAAAGACCAGGCCCTTGTCATCTCGCAAAT AGATCTTGGAAGCCAAGGCTTGAAAGGTTATATAAGTGACAAAATTAGTCTATTGGCGAATTTGGTAAGCCT GAACTTGAGTTCAAATTCCTTGGTAGGGGAGTTACCCTCAGGGTTGGGTCAAAAGTCTCTGGTGAAGCT TGATTTATCGGATAACAAATTTACTGGATTCATACCAGATAGTCTAACTTCTTCCAGCCTGCAGCTCGT GTTACTGAACGATAACTTATTGGAAGGGCGAGTTCCTGAAGAACTTTACTCGATTGGGGTTCATGGTGGCACTATAGA TCTCTCTGCTAACAAAGGATTGTGTGGTGTGCCCTCGCTGCCCGAATGTCCTCTGTTCTGGGGAAAACACGGCCTCTCCACCGGGGGGAAAGTTGCAATAGGCGTCTCGTGTCTGGTAGTAGTTTCTGCTCTGCTATTCGGGATATACTACTGCGTTGTCATAAGGAGACGCAATGACTATGACTTTGGTTTGCCTCACGAACTCATGT CTCTTGCTGCAAAGAGAAATCGATACCACCGACAAAAATCTTTGATGGCTCTGGAAATGGAGAGCCAGCATGCTAAAGGGTTCATACCAACTTACAATGTGAGTTGA